TGACATTATTAACTTTCAAAAGTAgcttcacttttattttacaTGCACAAAGAGCTTAACTGCAATCCCCAAGATGTTCCAGTTACCTATTCACAAACCCTACCAATAAAGGCTATATATTTCTGGTTGGAAGCAAGCATAGGGATGATTCAGCTATCTTTTGAGAGAAGACTTTTCTACCTAACATGCATCCATCTTATTGTACCACAAGGGGAAAGGAAAGCAGACCACCTTAAAGCAAATACTGGGTTCTTGATCAAGAGCCAAAAACTTAAACGACTATGATAACCTGTAGATGTCCAATTCTCCAGAGGATTCTGAGCATTGACTTTAAAAGAATGGACACGTTCAGCATATTTCACCAGCTACAGGTCAGAAACTCTGGACTACTCACAAGCAATTCCACAGGAGTTCTACTCCCTTTGAATTAAAATCTATCACTGGAGGAAGCCAAAAAAAGGTAAAACCCATTAGCAGCTTCATGCAGACTTCTTTTGGTGAACAGGAAAGTGGTATTACCAGAATGAACTATTCAATGTTTCAGAAGCATGTCACTTAGTTCTTCTAATTGCACGATAGATTTTTCCCCCCCACCATAATCAAAACAGGCAATCAAACCATTTACAAGTCCCCAGTTTTTGGCTCTGATGAGAACCCCTTCCTTCATCTTTCTCACCCAAAGACAATTAGCATTTTGGGTGTAAACCTTGCAGATTTGTGCCTACATTTCAAGCATTAAAGATCAACCTCCTGACATTTTACAGAAATATTGAAGACCACTGCAACATTTAAATTGTGTTATTTTTCCATCCAATTATTAAGAGatagggaatggggggggggggggggaagaaggaggaGAATGAGAAAACAAGGCTCCTTGGGTCGTAGGAGTGATTGGAAGTGGGATGTCATATGGTTAAATAGCCTGAATGTTGTAAGTAATGATCATAAATTATTTTGGATTGCATACATTTGGTAAGAAACTCTATTGCGGTTACAGGGCAGGCAGGTTCTCTGCCTCAAAAACCATGGATTCATTTTCCACTGGATTATTTTGGTTTGAGAGCCATGTGTCTGTCTGTCCATGTGtacaaggagaggagaggaaaattGATCCAGATATAGAAAGGCAAAAGGATGAAAAAAAGCACACATAACATCTGCCACCCCCTAACCACATTAAATACTGAGAGATTATCACTGTAAAATAGCAGCTTTCTGTTTTAAAGAATTTTAGAAAAAATGTGATGCACCAATTTTCTAAAAAATATAAATACTGAGCGGAGCTGTTTAAAGAGGTTGCAATTACCAAAATATTAGTTATTCCCCCAAGGCTTATTGAATGTCTAGTGCATCCAGTTATGTAAATTTTCTATATTGAGTGCTTTATGCTATTTCATGTAAAATAATCATTAATTGCAACTTGTAATGTTTTCTGTTGATTAACCTTCTATTTTAGAAAACAAGGATAGAGCAAGGCAACAATTATCAACCTTTGAAAGGGGCAGATACACAGAATGCCAAACATATTTACAGTAGGTCCCCTTACAAAATGTTTGAAAAGCATTGCACCGACATCCattttttattttctgtacttAATATCTTTTCTctcaattaaaaggaaaaatgaAAATCATTTTCCTTTCACAAACAATGATTAAAGCAAAAGGGCCCAACAATTTCAATGCCAAAAATTAAGAGATCAGAGACACTTCCTGTTCAAACCAATTGGAGGGACACTAAATTTTTAAAGGTGCAACAACTCTCTTCAATAAGTTACACACTGGCAGATCTCAGATTGAGATCTTTTTCCTCCATCAGTCACCGATCTAGAGTAACAGAAATCTTGCTAAAGTCCTCCCGACTTCCTTCATTTTTCAAATCCGCAAAGATCTGGGTGAAATAGTGAGGATCAGCATTGATCTGAAGCATTTTGGTACTCATGGTATTAATAATGCAAAGGCACCGGTCCCAAAAAGCATCCTTGGCACTCTCTACTAAAAAAGGTTTCAGTGGGTAGGAGATCTCATTGCCCATGTAAGAGTAGGACAAATACAAGCAGGTCAAGAGGGTGGCTTGCAAATCATGCTCTGTGGCAACCTGGTCCCCGTCGATGACATCCCTACAAAGCAAGTAGACAAAGACCACATTGGCTGGTGTGACAAATGCCTGGTCCTGCCAACCTTGAAGCAACAGGGAGCGGTCAACACTGCGCAACCAAAGAACAGGATCTGTTGGGGATAAATGCTTCACCCTGTAGCACCGCTGGCAGAGGAATTCTCCCAGACACTTCAGCAACTCACTGGTGGATGCCTGCACAATAACACGCTTCGGAGACCCTACTCCACTGTTATGAGACGAGGCCTTCTTGATGGAAGAGGCTGGTTTGGTACTCAAAGGGTCATTGGTTACCTGGAGTTCATAGCTGGAAAGGTTGGCACAGGAAAGAGACTTCTTCACATTTTCACTGTTGAGGTGCACCACATCATTCTGGTGATGGTACTTGCTCGGGTTGGACTTGCGAGAGCTTTTCCTCTTGGTTGAAGCTACCAGGCGCTTCCAAGTCAAGGCAGGAATAAACATGGAATGACGCTTCAGATTCTTGTCCTTCTGAACGTTGCTTTTGGCACTCTGAATGGCGTGGTAGTGACTCAAAGATTTGGTATCGGAGCTATCCTCAAATAAACTTGATCTCCGCGAGCTGGGGGACAGAGATAAGACGGTGCCCATTTTCACGCAGCTGTTCCAACCTGCGTCTCTGGATTATAAATCCGACACCAAGTGGGATCGGTGCCTTTAAGAGGAGAGAAAGGTTGACCCATTAATTGGTGCAAATTTCTGCTCACGATTTTAATACAATCCAAAAAGAAAATCTCAGCCAGCTCGCAAATCAAGTCGCCTTTATCGGCTCTATTTAAAGAAAaagccccaaatacaccaatcaatcATTCGGTGGCACTGAAAGGAGGCTGAACAAATCCATTCATTCCAGCTGAATGATTCCCGGATTAGCATCAATTTGTGGCACCGGCATCAGACCCGGCTGCATCACGAAATTGGTGAAAAGTCTGGCAGGAATTGCCCAGATGCTTCGCAA
Above is a genomic segment from Narcine bancroftii isolate sNarBan1 chromosome 2, sNarBan1.hap1, whole genome shotgun sequence containing:
- the LOC138752779 gene encoding cyclin-dependent kinase 5 activator 1-like, with amino-acid sequence MGTVLSLSPSSRRSSLFEDSSDTKSLSHYHAIQSAKSNVQKDKNLKRHSMFIPALTWKRLVASTKRKSSRKSNPSKYHHQNDVVHLNSENVKKSLSCANLSSYELQVTNDPLSTKPASSIKKASSHNSGVGSPKRVIVQASTSELLKCLGEFLCQRCYRVKHLSPTDPVLWLRSVDRSLLLQGWQDQAFVTPANVVFVYLLCRDVIDGDQVATEHDLQATLLTCLYLSYSYMGNEISYPLKPFLVESAKDAFWDRCLCIINTMSTKMLQINADPHYFTQIFADLKNEGSREDFSKISVTLDR